The nucleotide window TTATTGCTAGTTTTAGTTGTGAATGATCAATATGTAAGTGAATAAAATTCTTCCATTGCAAAGCTAACTTTTCAATTTTctagaaaagaaaataatatatatatatttgatctatTCATCTGTGTTTCATTCTGATTGAAGTTACCCACAAGAAGGTAGCTTTAGGATATGATTTAAGTATATGATGTTAGTTGAGTTAATTATCATTAGCTTTGATTCAAGCATCTTAAATCACATCTAACATAAGCAAACATGTTAAGAAGTGGAAGGGTGGTTATGAAAGTGTATAAGTTAGAAGGGCTCACTATCATTAATCGATTTGATGGAATCTTTTCGGAGTGTTTATGTCGGAGCAAAAGAGAGGATCAATTTGTCACGTATTATATATAACAACCTTATATGATAGATACCACATAAGATCTATCTTATCTATGAGTTAATTTACGTTTGGAATAAGTATGATTTTAGTATTATCAATCATTAAATacctaaatcaatttatatgcttgtatagtaCAAAATTCACATAGGAAAATATTCTTGGGGTAACTATGTTTCTTTAAGAGAGATAAAGTACCAcaagaatattttaatattttaaagtatcacaaaaaatgaagtttttttttactgttttctttaaaaaaagactaaaacaaaaaaaaaacacttttttTATTCCTTCTCTCAATCATTTTATCATTTAACTTGTACAAAAGAAATTTGATTTCCTAACTATTTCTACAATCAAAGAAAAGGGAGAGGCAAAAGCTATCTTTCTGGGGGACAAAATCTGAATCTTTATTACCACAAGCTCTATTCAACTTTTAATGGCTGGTCATAAAGCCATCCATTTATTCATTTTTCCTCATTAGTTAGGGATAATGTTTGGATAAAACTACATATTAGGCTTAATTAGTGAGGTAAATAATGAGTCAAAAATATGAAATCACAAGAGAGAGAAAGTGAGAACAAATTAGGAAATCAATTACTGCTTTACTTGCATtttaaatcaaatcatagatttaACACAAGCGATGAAATGAACACATGGAGAACAAtaaaggaaaaacaaaaaaaaatacttaGCTATCTGTATCCAAATCTATCATTCTGATTTGGTACTCAAAGAAGCCAATCTTATTGTCTATTGGCAAGTCAGCAAACAAAATTGGATTGCTGTCTTCCTACCAagaattgaatataaaataagctCTACAGAAACAATTCTTCTTTTAATTCCCTTCATCTGTACATATTACTTGCGGAACACAAAACTAATACCAGTAGAGTCCAACTATAATGGAGGCAGAAAGGTTCTTCTCATGAGAAGAAGACCCACTTTGCAGAAGGCTTCTCCTTGAAGGTCTGCGAGTGCATCAAGGCAGCACCACCATCCTCCTTCTTCTGCCTCCTCTTCGACCCACTCAACAGCTTAGACCAaaacttctccttcttcttcttcttcttcagattcTCCTTCTCTTGATCGAGACCTGTCTCCTCTTTCTCTTTGTCTTCCTCCTTGCGACCTCTGGCGACGAGGACCATGGACCGGCTCTTGGCCAGCCCGCCGCAGCCGCCGCCAAGACCTCTTCCTGCTGGTGCTGCTGCTTCGCGTCTGAGAAGAAGGGAGACCCGCGCTCTCTTAACGAAGTGGTGGCGCGGAGGCGAAGAAGCGGCGGAGGAGAGGTCGGAGCCGGAGGAGTAGGGCGAggaagaggcggaggaggaggagagatcaGGTGcagcggaggaggaagaggcggagGAGTGGTGGGTGAGGTGGAACAGCCTCTCCCGGAGGCAAAAAGGGCAGACGCCGATGGCCTGCCGGTGCTTCGGGTGACGCTTGCACCGGCCGCCGCCCCCGCTCGTCGCAGGCTTCCCCATCACCCCTCTTCCCTTCTCCGGAGCTCAACGACACCATTGCATTGCATGGGGTAGGGGGAGATATATAGGTGGGAAGGGGGAGAGCTTCTCGGATACTTCATATTGATGACTTCCCATGCGTTGTGTTTGGtttggctgtggctgtggctgtggctgcgaCAGCACACCGCAGGAATTCCAAGTCGGTGAGCAGCGCGTATTGATCGCCAAAAACTCGTCAGGTGGATTGGCAAGACAAGTCTGTATCTACTCAGCACTAATTGAATCGGTGAAGTCCTCTTTTCCCCAAAACTCCCCAAACATAAACTTTTAATCGGTCAGATTTCTCTTTGCTGAAAGCTTCAAAACAGTGCTTGGCGATGAATCAGTAAACCTTTTCTTACTTGGAATATTCGAAATAAATTTTATGTGGCAGTGACTCACTCAAATCTCTTCTGAAGGATTCAAATGGCAGTGAATCAGCAAGTCAGTCTCTTTCCTATAACTCACTCAAAAGATATTATTATTCGGCAGTGTATCCACAAAAGATACTACTGTTGGGAGGTAAAAATTCCGAGTttaaatcattttattttttgataaaaatgaaatgaaatgaaataaataaaatattaaaatatgattAATTATCTTATCGATTCAGATTGATTGTTTGTACACTCGACCAACTTTGTAGTGCCAGTAGTCAATCCACGTGAGTTGTCTTGATTCACACCGTCGTTCACGCAATCCAAAATGAGATTTGTTGTGATTTCGTACACGTCCTTCATTGTCCTTTAAATTTCGTAAATATGATgaccctttttttttaataaatggcCAAGCTATCATTATCTGTTTGTAGGCTTTCACTAAACCAAGTTTAGTACACATTAAGATGCAGAATGACTAAAGGTAATCCATCCCTCTTCGAAAGAaaagaacattaaaaaaaaaagagggggaaTTTTGTGAATTTATAGATGAGCGAGGAACAATTATTTTCGTGGaaaaaagaatatataaaaaaaaatcgatGTTCAAGAGTTGGGGATTCTCAATTGCTTTGTGGTCGCCGTCCTGTAATTGGAAAAGTCACTTGCTTTTCCCCCCACACATTCTTCGTTACTCCCACGTGAATCGCGACAGCACGATTGCTGAAACCTACCGATACGTCAAAGCTAGTTACCCGTTGTACTAACTATCCGATTGTTATTGAGGACCTACAACGGGGCCAACTTGTTTCCAAGGTGTTTCTTGGGTACATTCAAATGGCCGAAAAGGGGTGCGCATCTTAAATGGGCAGACGTGGACGGAGACGGGGCTTCACCTTCACCCTCGCGATCTTTTGCCGAGGAATCGGCAGGTTGCGTGGGCGCCAAGGCCGGCGAAAGGCCCTCGCACGAGCGCGGAAGCTGCGCTCGCCTCAAAAGTCGTGCACGTGCGCCCACGCCCACTCATACGCTCTCTCATCTTCGTTGGAAATGGATCCCCACAGCGAGCTTTTCGCACGTGTGCTGCCCCCCTCACGTGTTGCGTGTCCCTGCTGGTCTCGTGACCCATCATTCTCAAGCGTAACCCCTTGATACGATAGATGTACCAACTCTCAGCATGTTATCATAAGCCAAATAATTCTATTCTTTTATCAATCAACTAACTACGTTTGGCTGTTAAAGCAATTTCAACATCCAGTAGAGCAAATGCGGCTGATGGGAGGGAGAATGCAATTTGGTCCCCCAAGATGGCCAACATTGTCCTCGTGTTTGGGATTAATTCAGAAGCAAAACAACATCAGATCACGAGGTAATTTAGTTGAATCAGAGAATAAATAGTAAATTCAatagtatatatataatttacaaattaattaataataattagtGTAATATAATAGAAAAGTTTATTAACGAGTTAATACCCGGAAGaaggcatatcctaaaaattcaaATGTGAATGACCCGAGGTCGTCCAGAATACATTGTTTGGAATACCGAGGATCGAGTCTGCAGCAACGACAAATAtaactatatttttatttttaaaatataaaatttcaaatattataactaaaaataagattttttaacTCATACGATCTTATTTGcgaaccaaatcaaatccatcCGATTCGAGTTTTACAAGCACGGTTAGAAAGCAAGCCTTCCTGATCCTTACAGGTATCATCATGACTTCAGTCCTGACTCAGTCGGCTGACACTGTGTATCGCTGCTTCGAAAATTTTACTTTATGGACAAGCCGTTGAGAAAAGTAAACACATTATGCAATGAGAGATAGACAAGAACAAAATATGCATAAAGTAAACACATTATGCAATAGACCGAATCCAACTATAACATGGCATTAAAAAGCACCAGCGTCTAAgtagctgattttttttttttgtttaatatttGAGAGGATTTTCCCATTCAATCAGCCAAATAAAATATGCACGTAACGtctaaaacacataaaaaagaacaaaacacaacaagaacaaaattaaattaaaaaaaaatggttTAACTTTTGATTTTTATTGAATTTAAAAATTGCTGTTCTTGGCACTATTTACAGTATAATGTTCTATTCAACTCAATCCGTATACTTCGCAAGTGAAAAAAAATggcatttcattcaaaaaaaaaatttttcataccaaaccaaTTACATAAAAAATAATCTGAATCAAATTGCATCAGTTTCATTTTATTGGATTAACCAGCACGATGGCACACCCACAAGTTCATCCCAGAAAAGGTTATCCTAATCCAAGTGAACTGAAAAGTTAGGATTTCAATTGAAAAATGAACTGATACACATGGGGTTGCAACGTGAATGAACACTTTACTGAGTTGGAATCACTCTGATATGTTCAACATTTAATCTAATTGATGATTTAAACTAATTTCGATATTGCCTTTTCGTTGAGTTTTTAGCTGCCATGACAATGGATCGACAATTGTTAAAAACTTGCACACCAAATGCGGGTTGCACCTATTGGATGATCAAACTCCACAGAGATCCCTATCCATTACCCATAATTTAGCCCTGTGATGTAGACTTGATCTTGGTTCCCATGAATTTGATAACAAAACCATCAGTTAACTGACCACAATTTGGTTCTTCAAAGCCTATGATTTAGTTTATGAATAGAGAACAAGTACTAGTACATTATATCTTTTGGTAACATGTAGACCTTACAAAAGTTTCTATTATAAAGTCCAActactacctgaacaagctatagTGTTGTGTAAAAGAGGGCTTGAAATGTTAGAATCATGGCATGACATCTAAGTTAATAAATTTTCACCATAAAAGGTTCTGTAAGGCCAATCGAGGCAAGAGAAAGGCAAAGTTTATGATATATCCAAGTATATAGAACAGTATGAAATTAAATGAGAAGGGCCAATTTCATATTACCAACATTTGTAGCAAAAAAGAAATGCTCTCCTCATCTGATCTTTCAGAAATCAATTGAGTTTCTGCAAATGCATGTTCCATCATAAACACTGACATTAACAAGAAAAATCATTCATATAGAGATTGGAAAGAACATTAGGTTACCTGATAGTGAATTGAATGACTGGATCCTTCTAACAATCAAAGCTTTGGACCACAAAGACCGAAAGGAAAGAGCAGATAGAGTTTCTCCAGAATTATTTATGTAGTGGAGGATGAGCATCATTGGTGAAGCAGGAATCCTTTTCTTTGTGATGGACCACTACCATATTCAGTAAAGTCCCAAAAATTTCCACCAGAAAGTACCAACGACTCCCCAGATCAAGGCATTGACCGCAGCCACTATGAAACCCAGCCTGAATACAACAGGAAGCTCGACGTATCCCGCtgcagaaaaaagaaaagagcacTCATTTAAACAACACATGGAGATTATCTTTCATACGTACATGACCACATAACGAGACAGCATAGAACAGCAATATAAGGAGACTCAAATTAAGTCCAAGGGAAAGAACTATAATAGTCCATCTGAGCCACCAAGTCAGAGCTTACAATTCTTCAATCTTCATCGAGACAAGATCTAGCAATTGAATCTTTCACATGTTAATTCACTTTTGTGGTATTTCAATACAGAATGTTACTCTGATGTCTTTTTTCTAAATAGTTCTCTCTTAAGCAATTTTATTTCAGCTATAGATTTTAACATTTATTTGGACAAACAAAAAACAATATGATTAAAAAACTAGATACAACAGACCGAAGAAGAAAATACCTCCATAGTATACAGCAGCCTGACCACTACTATAATGTGTCAATGAACCAAAAAGATTTGTATTGTATGCCAAAGCAAGAGCTGCTAATGCACCGGGAACACCAGCTGCCAAATGCATGGCAAGGAATGCCGAGTACAGGGCTCCTACATGAGCAGTCTGACTTGCAAATAAGTAATGGATGAGGAAATAGGATGCTTGAAGAACACTGAGAGCTGCAGGCCAGCTAAAGGAAAAAGACTGAAGAAACTTGGCCACACAA belongs to Musa acuminata AAA Group cultivar baxijiao chromosome BXJ3-5, Cavendish_Baxijiao_AAA, whole genome shotgun sequence and includes:
- the LOC103985296 gene encoding uncharacterized protein LOC103985296: MGKPATSGGGGRCKRHPKHRQAIGVCPFCLRERLFHLTHHSSASSSSAAPDLSSSSASSSPYSSGSDLSSAASSPPRHHFVKRARVSLLLRREAAAPAGRGLGGGCGGLAKSRSMVLVARGRKEEDKEKEETGLDQEKENLKKKKKKEKFWSKLLSGSKRRQKKEDGGAALMHSQTFKEKPSAKWVFFS